In the Carboxydothermus hydrogenoformans Z-2901 genome, one interval contains:
- a CDS encoding branched-chain amino acid ABC transporter permease, whose translation MTEFIQQLINGISVGSIYALIALGYTMVYGIIKLINFAHGDVYMLGAFVGLYATAVLKMSFVPALIVSMIACAILGIIIERLAYRPLRNSPKIVILITAIGVSLLLEYTTMFFLGPQPRAFPEVFKQVSYPLLGGKVTISNREILIIVVTIILMLLLQYIVHNTKIGKAMRAVSYDMQAARLMGINVDTTISITFAIGSALAAAAGVLVGVYYNKVFPLMGIMFGLKAFVSAVLGGIGIIPGAMTGGLILGITESLVSGYGSSLYRDPVAFVILIIILLVKPSGIFGKNVREKV comes from the coding sequence ATGACGGAATTTATCCAGCAGTTGATAAACGGAATATCTGTAGGAAGCATTTATGCTTTAATTGCCCTGGGATATACCATGGTTTACGGTATTATAAAACTCATAAACTTTGCCCACGGCGATGTTTATATGCTTGGTGCTTTTGTTGGGCTTTATGCGACCGCGGTTTTAAAAATGTCGTTTGTTCCGGCGTTGATTGTTTCCATGATTGCTTGTGCAATTTTGGGGATTATTATCGAAAGGTTAGCTTACCGGCCGTTAAGAAATTCTCCCAAGATAGTAATTTTAATCACGGCGATAGGTGTTTCGCTCCTTTTGGAGTATACCACCATGTTTTTCCTGGGCCCCCAGCCTCGAGCTTTTCCGGAGGTTTTTAAACAAGTTTCTTATCCGTTGTTGGGGGGAAAAGTTACCATCTCCAATCGGGAAATTTTGATTATTGTTGTTACCATTATTTTAATGCTTCTATTGCAATACATTGTTCATAATACCAAAATTGGTAAAGCGATGCGGGCGGTTTCTTATGATATGCAGGCCGCACGCTTAATGGGGATAAATGTAGATACGACAATATCCATCACCTTTGCGATTGGTTCTGCCCTGGCAGCAGCAGCAGGGGTGCTGGTTGGGGTATATTACAATAAGGTCTTTCCTTTAATGGGCATAATGTTTGGTTTGAAAGCTTTTGTTTCTGCGGTTTTAGGGGGAATAGGAATTATTCCGGGAGCAATGACCGGGGGCTTAATTTTGGGGATTACCGAATCTTTGGTAAGCGGCTATGGAAGTTCGTTATACCGGGATCCGGTGGCTTTTGTCATTTTAATTATCATCTTGTTAGTCAAACCATCCGGCATATTCGGTAAAAACGTCCGGGAGAAAGTGTAG
- a CDS encoding ABC transporter ATP-binding protein codes for MSGKEVLRIEDLNVFYGAIHALKGISITVNEGEIVTLIGANGAGKSTTLNTICGLVKPKSGKIIFEGEDITGKPAHEIVKRGISQVPEGRRVFANMSVLENLELGAYLLKDKAEFKRRLNRVYERFPRLAERKGQLAGSLSGGEQQMLAMGRALMSAPRLMLLDEPSMGLAPLLVKEIFAIIKELNEQGTTILLVEQNAHMALSIAHKGYVLETGKIVLSGPARELAEDPQVKAAYLGG; via the coding sequence GTGAGCGGAAAAGAAGTATTAAGAATCGAAGATTTAAATGTTTTTTACGGAGCTATTCATGCTTTAAAGGGAATTTCCATTACCGTGAATGAAGGGGAAATAGTTACCTTAATTGGGGCAAACGGCGCCGGAAAGAGTACTACCTTAAATACGATTTGCGGATTGGTAAAACCCAAATCGGGAAAGATAATCTTTGAAGGTGAGGATATTACCGGCAAACCCGCCCACGAAATTGTCAAAAGGGGAATCAGTCAGGTGCCTGAAGGCCGGCGGGTTTTTGCCAATATGTCGGTTTTAGAAAATTTAGAACTGGGGGCGTATCTTTTAAAGGATAAGGCGGAATTTAAACGTAGATTAAACCGGGTTTACGAGCGGTTTCCAAGACTTGCGGAAAGGAAGGGGCAACTGGCTGGCTCGCTTTCCGGTGGTGAGCAGCAAATGTTGGCTATGGGCCGGGCGTTGATGTCTGCCCCGCGCCTTATGCTGTTGGATGAACCATCTATGGGTTTGGCTCCCCTTTTAGTTAAAGAAATTTTTGCCATTATTAAAGAGTTAAACGAGCAGGGGACGACAATTCTTTTAGTGGAGCAAAACGCTCATATGGCGTTATCTATTGCCCATAAAGGCTATGTTTTGGAGACCGGTAAAATTGTATTATCTGGTCCTGCCCGGGAGCTGGCGGAAGACCCGCAGGTCAAAGCAGCCTACTTAGGTGGCTAA
- a CDS encoding phosphate-starvation-inducible PsiE family protein, protein MFNAVRYLLWIEYLIHLVAVFMLVAAVGGIVLSTLTGFSITKNVLLLIGNALLIMIIKEVLWTVIKFFKKERFSIASFIMIGIISAIRQNLFVEAQISLNKSHGWDPLLEIGTNTLIIFVLSVAYYIVKKAEACSND, encoded by the coding sequence ATGTTTAACGCAGTAAGATACTTACTTTGGATAGAGTATTTAATTCACTTAGTTGCGGTGTTCATGCTTGTTGCAGCGGTTGGAGGAATTGTCTTAAGTACTTTAACCGGTTTTTCGATAACTAAAAATGTTTTGCTACTTATTGGAAATGCATTATTAATTATGATCATTAAAGAGGTTTTATGGACGGTCATAAAATTTTTTAAAAAAGAACGCTTTAGCATTGCTTCATTTATTATGATAGGTATTATTTCTGCTATCAGACAAAACCTTTTTGTAGAAGCGCAAATTTCATTAAATAAAAGTCATGGTTGGGATCCGTTGCTTGAGATAGGTACGAATACTTTGATTATCTTTGTGTTGTCTGTAGCTTATTACATTGTTAAAAAAGCCGAAGCCTGTTCAAATGATTAG
- a CDS encoding ABC transporter substrate-binding protein produces MKRKGFTTLLLVSLLAFLLVFTSACGTKSTGEKKSEDVIKIGVNLELSGNVASFGQSALNGFTLALDEINAAGGINGKKLEIIKYDNKSDNTEAASVATRLITQDKVPIIFGAVTSGNTMAFINIAEANKVPVLTATATNPDVTVDPKTGKVREYVFRTCFIDPFQGTAMAKFATEELKVKRAAILKDNTSPYSVGLAKFFTEGFKAGGGEVVADENFTVNDQDFRSVLTKIKSLNPDFIYVPAYYEQVGQIVKQAREMGINVAFGGSDGWDSPKLIEIAGKDALKNCYITNHYSPDRDDPKVKEFVKKYKEKYGNVPDALAALGYDTGYVLAAALKNAKEITPEAIKDALKNVKDVEGVTGKISIDEQHNAKKGLVILEFVDGKQTYRKFVEP; encoded by the coding sequence ATGAAGAGAAAAGGATTTACAACTTTATTATTGGTTTCCTTGCTGGCGTTTTTGTTAGTTTTTACGTCGGCATGTGGGACTAAATCTACCGGGGAAAAGAAAAGTGAGGATGTAATCAAGATTGGTGTAAACTTAGAGCTTTCGGGTAATGTGGCTTCCTTTGGTCAATCTGCCTTGAACGGGTTTACCCTTGCCCTGGATGAAATCAATGCTGCCGGGGGCATAAACGGCAAAAAGCTCGAAATTATCAAGTATGACAATAAGTCAGATAACACCGAAGCGGCATCGGTGGCCACCCGTTTAATTACCCAGGATAAAGTACCAATTATTTTTGGAGCGGTTACTTCCGGTAACACGATGGCTTTCATTAACATTGCGGAAGCTAATAAAGTGCCGGTGTTAACCGCGACGGCTACCAACCCCGATGTAACCGTAGATCCGAAAACCGGGAAAGTACGGGAGTATGTTTTTAGGACCTGCTTTATCGATCCCTTCCAGGGGACCGCTATGGCTAAATTTGCCACGGAAGAATTAAAAGTAAAAAGAGCTGCTATTTTAAAGGATAATACCTCTCCTTATTCGGTGGGCTTGGCTAAATTTTTCACTGAAGGCTTTAAAGCCGGCGGTGGTGAAGTTGTAGCCGATGAAAACTTTACCGTTAACGATCAGGATTTCCGTTCGGTTTTAACAAAGATTAAAAGCTTAAATCCGGATTTCATCTATGTTCCAGCATATTACGAGCAAGTTGGTCAAATCGTGAAGCAAGCCCGGGAAATGGGAATAAATGTAGCCTTTGGTGGTAGCGACGGCTGGGATTCGCCAAAACTTATTGAAATTGCCGGGAAAGATGCGTTGAAAAATTGCTACATTACAAACCACTACTCCCCGGATCGGGATGATCCCAAGGTAAAAGAGTTTGTCAAAAAATATAAAGAAAAATACGGCAATGTACCTGATGCCTTAGCGGCGCTTGGGTATGACACTGGCTATGTTTTAGCTGCGGCTTTAAAGAATGCGAAAGAAATTACTCCGGAAGCTATTAAAGATGCTCTCAAAAATGTCAAAGATGTAGAAGGGGTAACGGGTAAAATATCGATTGATGAGCAGCACAATGCTAAAAAAGGTTTAGTGATTTTAGAGTTTGTTGATGGTAAGCAAACTTATAGGAAATTCGTTGAACCTTAA
- a CDS encoding branched-chain amino acid ABC transporter permease gives MLKNWLTKENLTVTVLLLVLMLGVQVLYSAGILSPFVMLNLIIIAINIILAVSLNLVVGFTGQFSIGHAGFMALGAYASAIMTLNFNAPFIVSLLVGAIVAGIGGIIIGIPTLRLKGDYLAIATLGLAEIIRGVITNIDYLGGAYGLMGITQRTNWLWAFGCMLVTVMVIKNFVQSSHGRACISVREDEIAAEVMGINTTKYKVIAFTMGSFFAGIGGALLAHYITFIEPNAFNFLKSFDILVMVVLGGQGSLTGSVVAAIVLTLISTFLQSLAELRLIIYAIILILVMLFRPQGLLGTHELSFKLLQRKRGVSHGNHSANA, from the coding sequence ATGCTGAAAAACTGGCTTACAAAGGAAAATCTCACTGTAACGGTTTTACTCTTAGTGTTAATGTTGGGAGTTCAGGTTTTGTACTCTGCAGGAATTTTAAGCCCCTTTGTCATGTTAAACTTAATTATCATCGCTATAAACATTATCCTGGCGGTTAGTTTAAATTTAGTGGTTGGTTTTACCGGTCAGTTTTCTATTGGTCATGCGGGATTTATGGCATTAGGTGCTTATGCCTCCGCTATCATGACTTTAAACTTTAATGCTCCCTTTATTGTCTCCCTTTTAGTAGGAGCAATAGTTGCCGGTATTGGAGGTATAATTATTGGTATACCTACCCTTCGCTTAAAAGGTGATTATCTGGCAATAGCTACTCTGGGACTTGCGGAAATTATCCGGGGGGTAATAACCAATATCGATTATCTGGGCGGTGCTTATGGACTGATGGGAATAACCCAGCGGACCAACTGGCTCTGGGCCTTTGGTTGTATGCTGGTTACGGTTATGGTAATTAAAAACTTTGTCCAATCCAGTCATGGTCGGGCCTGTATTTCCGTTCGTGAAGATGAAATTGCAGCGGAAGTGATGGGTATCAATACTACTAAATATAAAGTTATCGCTTTTACCATGGGTTCGTTTTTTGCGGGAATTGGTGGAGCGCTTCTGGCGCACTACATTACCTTTATTGAACCCAACGCTTTTAACTTCTTAAAATCCTTTGATATTTTAGTGATGGTAGTTCTGGGTGGACAGGGAAGCCTCACCGGTTCGGTGGTAGCGGCAATTGTCTTGACTTTAATTTCCACATTTCTGCAAAGTCTGGCGGAATTACGGCTTATTATCTATGCGATAATCTTAATCTTGGTTATGTTGTTTAGACCCCAGGGACTTCTTGGGACCCACGAATTATCCTTTAAGCTTTTGCAGAGGAAGAGGGGTGTAAGTCATGGCAACCATTCTGCAAACGCATAG
- a CDS encoding ABC transporter permease, producing the protein MELKESLRVALSSLWANKMRSFLTALGVIIGVMAVVAVLSIGQGGKEATLGQMKSIGSNLFFMYAKTIGQETLRPDQRLSLDDVRAVEAGAPAVKRIVPSGYDMAKGASGSKKIDLIVVGTIPEYKEVRNIQLVNGRFLIEEDVKYFRKVAVIDEKGAKELFGTADATGKTIKIRGLPFTVVGVSKTETLSFNMGMPNYRIYLPLTSWQRLFNTTRVDQLEGEAVSADKVKEAIEQTKRILNKRHRTEDLYEGFNMEEQLQVANKVLGLVTLIISSIAGISLFVGGIGVMNIMLVSVTERTKEIGIRKAIGAKRRDILIQFLIEALLLCLLGGIIGLILGVIIAFVVAKIAGWPFIVSWWSMVLAVFFSTLVGVVFGIYPANKAAKLDPIEALRYE; encoded by the coding sequence TTGGAGCTTAAAGAGAGTTTAAGGGTTGCGCTTTCTTCCCTATGGGCCAACAAAATGCGCTCTTTTTTAACTGCCCTTGGGGTAATTATTGGTGTGATGGCGGTGGTGGCGGTGCTGTCCATCGGTCAGGGGGGGAAAGAAGCAACTCTCGGGCAGATGAAAAGTATTGGTTCCAACCTGTTTTTCATGTACGCCAAAACCATTGGCCAGGAAACCTTGCGTCCGGATCAACGTTTGTCGTTAGATGACGTCCGCGCGGTAGAAGCGGGGGCCCCGGCAGTGAAAAGAATAGTTCCTTCCGGCTATGATATGGCCAAAGGAGCTTCTGGCAGCAAAAAAATTGACTTAATTGTGGTGGGGACGATTCCCGAGTATAAAGAGGTGCGGAATATTCAGTTAGTTAACGGTAGATTTTTAATTGAGGAAGATGTTAAGTATTTTCGCAAAGTAGCCGTAATTGATGAAAAAGGAGCAAAAGAACTTTTTGGTACCGCGGATGCTACCGGAAAAACCATTAAAATCAGAGGTTTACCTTTTACCGTGGTGGGTGTTTCTAAAACCGAAACCTTAAGCTTTAATATGGGAATGCCCAATTACCGGATATATCTCCCGCTTACTTCCTGGCAGCGGCTTTTTAATACTACCAGGGTAGATCAGTTAGAAGGGGAAGCGGTATCGGCCGATAAGGTTAAGGAAGCTATTGAACAAACCAAGCGCATATTAAATAAACGCCACCGAACGGAAGATTTATACGAAGGATTTAACATGGAAGAACAGCTGCAGGTGGCCAATAAAGTGCTGGGATTAGTTACCCTTATCATAAGCTCTATTGCCGGGATTTCCTTATTTGTTGGCGGAATTGGGGTTATGAATATCATGTTAGTATCGGTAACGGAGCGAACCAAGGAAATTGGGATACGCAAAGCCATTGGAGCCAAAAGACGGGATATATTAATCCAATTTCTAATTGAAGCGCTCCTTTTATGTTTGCTTGGCGGGATTATTGGATTAATCCTGGGGGTGATAATTGCTTTTGTTGTGGCAAAAATTGCCGGCTGGCCGTTTATTGTGAGCTGGTGGAGCATGGTTTTGGCCGTATTTTTCTCGACGCTGGTAGGAGTGGTATTTGGTATATATCCTGCCAATAAGGCAGCTAAACTTGATCCCATTGAAGCTTTGAGGTATGAATAG
- a CDS encoding SdpI family protein: MKFTLKNFLRYYWFSLLILIAIFGVSFYLYPMLPSKIPTHWNLYGEVDGWSSKGFGVWFLPFFTLGLFLLFIVIPFIDPRRENYEKFFGVYVLFINGFLLFMGVMQVAILFAGLGYKVPIGELVPVGIGFIFALIGLTMGKIKSNYFFGIRTPWTLESPTVWEKTHKASGKFFIASGIIMALAAFLPPMVELLMFILLPLFTTVAVMVYSYQLYEQEKKNKS, translated from the coding sequence ATGAAATTTACCTTGAAAAATTTTCTCCGTTATTACTGGTTTTCTTTGCTAATCCTCATCGCCATTTTTGGCGTAAGTTTTTACTTATATCCAATGCTTCCGTCTAAAATACCGACCCACTGGAATTTATACGGGGAGGTTGACGGCTGGAGTTCTAAAGGTTTTGGGGTTTGGTTTTTACCCTTTTTTACCCTGGGGTTATTTCTCTTATTTATAGTTATTCCCTTTATTGACCCCCGGCGGGAAAATTACGAAAAGTTTTTTGGGGTTTATGTTTTATTTATTAATGGCTTTTTATTATTCATGGGGGTTATGCAGGTAGCTATACTTTTCGCAGGCCTTGGCTACAAAGTACCGATCGGGGAACTCGTACCTGTTGGTATAGGTTTTATCTTTGCCCTAATCGGTCTTACCATGGGGAAAATAAAGTCAAACTATTTTTTTGGCATCCGTACCCCCTGGACGTTAGAAAGCCCTACGGTCTGGGAAAAAACCCATAAAGCTTCTGGCAAATTTTTTATAGCTTCCGGAATCATAATGGCTTTGGCTGCCTTTTTACCGCCGATGGTGGAGTTATTAATGTTTATTTTACTGCCCCTTTTTACCACGGTAGCGGTAATGGTTTATTCCTATCAGCTTTACGAGCAGGAAAAAAAGAATAAAAGTTAA
- a CDS encoding IS200/IS605 family accessory protein TnpB-related protein — MKQVITIQARLFPRAEEKEVVDNLMRKWNSCKRYAYNRLLEGKARKELKKELQSLFGLNSRYADDAILEANEILQSIRELGENPRKVIFGGKVLFYRLKSKHLSSKQRQKYKKEWEDKRKGTLFSRGDKTKQGNLNLRVIEEKGQFFLRINTGNRKWLFIQLKSSHKKWRKFAEAMLNSCPYSVRLQRKNNKYYAYISFEEDLPDVSIDFSHGAIGIDLNAFPSHIAWAEIKKDGNLESLGEIPTPHLWDGRKEKRDYFAWVYANEIVKLALKKNKGIVMEKLAIKDKGYRGDYKGRKSRRVKHGFSYRKLIARIKILAKRYGVAIREVSPAYTSVIGMLKYAPQFNLTKDTAAAYVIARRGLALREKIPLKYRELLKSLQSESRSVSTLTEGRNEGTAVKGKTLPYKPWRVLRVALLTGALLDRPLYRDLSPLKRMLVSGMGEGG; from the coding sequence GTGAAGCAAGTCATAACAATACAGGCACGGTTATTTCCAAGGGCAGAGGAGAAAGAGGTAGTAGATAACTTAATGCGAAAGTGGAACTCCTGCAAGAGATATGCCTATAACCGCCTGCTTGAAGGAAAAGCCCGAAAAGAACTGAAGAAAGAACTGCAAAGCCTCTTTGGATTGAATTCCAGATATGCAGACGATGCTATACTTGAAGCTAACGAAATTTTACAAAGTATCAGAGAACTTGGAGAAAACCCACGCAAGGTTATCTTTGGCGGGAAAGTGTTGTTTTATAGACTAAAAAGCAAGCATTTAAGCAGTAAGCAAAGGCAAAAGTACAAAAAAGAGTGGGAAGATAAACGCAAAGGAACTCTTTTCTCCAGAGGGGATAAAACCAAACAGGGGAACTTAAATTTAAGAGTTATCGAAGAAAAAGGTCAATTTTTTCTAAGGATAAATACAGGCAACAGGAAATGGCTGTTTATCCAGCTTAAAAGTTCTCATAAGAAATGGAGAAAGTTTGCAGAAGCAATGCTAAATTCCTGTCCTTACAGCGTTCGTCTGCAGAGGAAAAACAATAAATACTATGCTTACATTTCTTTTGAAGAAGACCTTCCTGATGTATCGATAGATTTCAGCCATGGAGCTATCGGGATAGACTTAAATGCTTTTCCATCCCACATCGCCTGGGCTGAAATAAAGAAAGATGGCAATTTAGAAAGCTTAGGAGAAATCCCCACACCGCATCTCTGGGACGGGAGAAAAGAGAAAAGGGATTACTTTGCGTGGGTGTACGCCAACGAAATTGTAAAATTAGCCCTTAAGAAAAACAAAGGCATTGTAATGGAAAAGTTAGCGATAAAAGACAAAGGCTACCGGGGAGATTACAAGGGAAGAAAATCCAGAAGGGTAAAGCACGGTTTTAGCTATAGAAAGCTTATTGCCAGAATAAAGATACTTGCCAAAAGGTACGGGGTAGCCATAAGAGAAGTAAGTCCGGCTTATACAAGCGTGATAGGAATGTTAAAGTATGCACCGCAGTTTAATTTAACCAAAGATACAGCAGCAGCCTATGTGATAGCCCGAAGAGGGTTGGCTTTAAGGGAGAAAATTCCCTTGAAGTATAGAGAGCTTTTGAAAAGCCTGCAAAGCGAGTCACGGTCGGTATCTACATTAACCGAAGGAAGGAATGAAGGTACTGCGGTAAAGGGGAAAACCTTACCGTACAAACCGTGGCGAGTTTTGCGGGTAGCCCTCCTGACCGGAGCTCTCCTGGACAGGCCATTATATCGTGACCTGTCACCGCTGAAGAGGATGCTCGTAAGCGGTATGGGAGAAGGTGGCTGA
- a CDS encoding ABC transporter ATP-binding protein, with amino-acid sequence MIRVENLTKGYLLGKNRVEVLKNINFTVSAGEFVAIMGPSGSGKSTLMNILGCLDRPDSGKYYLDGVDVGSLSDNELAEIRNRKIGFVFQNFYLLPRENVLKNVELPLLYQGVKPGIRKEKAIEALRKVGLSHRLEHKPNEISGGERQRVAIARALVTNPLLILADEPTGNLDTKSSTEIMNILTGLNQEGVTIILVTHEPDVASFAKRLIRIRDGEIVEDRAIERGQGVGA; translated from the coding sequence ATGATTCGGGTCGAAAACTTAACCAAAGGCTATCTTCTCGGTAAAAATCGGGTAGAAGTTTTAAAAAACATTAACTTTACCGTAAGCGCAGGCGAGTTTGTGGCCATCATGGGACCGTCGGGTTCGGGTAAATCTACCTTAATGAATATTCTGGGGTGCTTGGACCGTCCGGATAGCGGAAAATACTATTTAGACGGGGTAGATGTAGGAAGTCTATCCGATAATGAGCTGGCGGAAATCCGAAACCGAAAAATTGGCTTTGTGTTTCAAAACTTTTATCTTCTGCCGCGGGAAAACGTCTTAAAAAATGTCGAACTACCTCTTCTCTATCAAGGAGTAAAACCTGGAATAAGGAAAGAAAAAGCAATTGAAGCTCTAAGAAAGGTTGGACTTTCCCATCGTTTAGAGCATAAGCCCAATGAAATCTCCGGCGGTGAGCGTCAAAGGGTGGCCATTGCCCGGGCGTTAGTTACCAATCCTTTATTAATTTTAGCCGATGAACCAACGGGAAACTTAGATACTAAATCCAGTACGGAAATTATGAATATTTTAACCGGCTTAAACCAGGAAGGGGTAACAATTATTTTGGTCACCCACGAACCGGATGTGGCTTCCTTTGCTAAAAGGTTAATTAGAATTCGTGATGGCGAAATTGTCGAAGACCGGGCAATAGAGAGGGGGCAAGGCGTTGGAGCTTAA
- a CDS encoding ABC transporter ATP-binding protein — MATILQTHSLGISFGGLKAVQDLNLTLNEGDLVGLIGPNGAGKTTVFNLLTGIYLPTTGDIIFKGESIVGLKPYEIAAKGITRTFQNIRLFSELSVLENVLIARHLHAPYNMVHAILRLGKYYRGEKEMRDEAYELLKIMNLAHKAEEKAKNLPYGEQRRLEIARALATHPSLLLLDEPAAGMNPQETTELMELIGFIRDKFNLTILLIEHDMHLVMNICERIYVLDYGINIAHGTPEEIKNNPRVIEAYLGEGA, encoded by the coding sequence ATGGCAACCATTCTGCAAACGCATAGCCTGGGGATTAGTTTTGGAGGATTAAAAGCGGTTCAGGATTTAAATCTTACCTTAAATGAAGGGGATTTAGTTGGGTTAATCGGTCCCAACGGTGCTGGAAAAACAACGGTATTTAACCTTTTAACGGGGATTTACCTGCCAACTACCGGCGATATCATCTTTAAAGGTGAAAGTATCGTAGGTTTAAAACCGTATGAAATTGCAGCCAAAGGCATAACCCGTACTTTCCAGAACATTCGTCTTTTTAGCGAGCTTTCGGTTTTAGAAAACGTTTTGATTGCCCGGCATTTGCATGCTCCTTATAATATGGTTCATGCTATTCTCCGCCTCGGGAAGTACTACCGGGGAGAAAAAGAAATGCGGGATGAAGCTTATGAGCTTTTAAAAATCATGAACTTAGCCCATAAAGCGGAAGAAAAGGCCAAAAACCTGCCTTATGGAGAGCAGCGGCGGTTGGAAATTGCCCGGGCGCTGGCAACACATCCTTCTTTGCTGCTCTTGGACGAACCGGCAGCGGGTATGAACCCGCAGGAAACTACCGAGCTTATGGAATTAATTGGCTTTATCCGGGATAAGTTTAACTTGACTATTCTTTTAATTGAACATGACATGCACCTTGTAATGAACATCTGTGAGCGGATTTACGTTTTGGATTACGGCATAAATATAGCTCACGGTACCCCGGAAGAAATTAAGAACAATCCCCGGGTCATTGAAGCATATTTGGGAGAGGGGGCATAA
- a CDS encoding YIP1 family protein: protein MGLTNLIKVIYAPGEVFQEEWQKTNFWLSGIIIAVLNVFAAWLSMPVMLETMKKMLVDKIPPEQLTVALQGAKISGLIGAGITPFLIWLLIGLVLSLYSQFAGVEGKMGLYLKIAVLSWVPILLGNIIRNGLVYYMKPENYLDVKTSFLLLLPGEVKMDFIHIFLSKIDFFTLWGIVLLGYGYGKAFNTDTKKSIAFWLIIFILISIISAFFGGQSLQKMA, encoded by the coding sequence ATGGGCTTAACTAATTTAATTAAAGTCATTTATGCTCCCGGAGAAGTTTTTCAGGAAGAATGGCAGAAAACAAATTTTTGGTTAAGCGGAATTATCATTGCAGTGTTAAATGTGTTTGCGGCATGGCTTAGCATGCCAGTTATGCTTGAAACCATGAAAAAAATGTTAGTAGATAAAATACCGCCGGAACAACTTACCGTCGCCCTTCAAGGGGCAAAGATTAGCGGGTTAATTGGAGCTGGAATAACACCGTTTCTTATCTGGCTTTTAATTGGGCTGGTTTTATCTTTATACTCCCAGTTTGCGGGAGTAGAAGGGAAAATGGGGCTTTATTTAAAAATTGCGGTTTTAAGCTGGGTACCGATTTTATTGGGGAATATTATCCGGAACGGACTTGTTTACTATATGAAGCCTGAAAATTATCTTGATGTAAAAACTTCGTTTTTATTACTTTTGCCGGGAGAAGTAAAGATGGATTTTATCCACATATTTCTGTCTAAAATTGACTTTTTTACCCTTTGGGGTATAGTATTGTTAGGCTATGGTTACGGGAAAGCTTTTAATACCGATACTAAAAAAAGCATCGCTTTTTGGTTAATAATTTTTATTTTAATTTCAATTATAAGCGCGTTTTTTGGCGGACAAAGTTTACAGAAAATGGCTTAG
- a CDS encoding efflux RND transporter periplasmic adaptor subunit: protein MKKKILAIVVIVLFIGGVAGLNVVKIKKNPGIAVKTTKVAEGDIVKYAFAEGTIEPKTTENIYVYTPGTVKEVLVKPGQKVKAGQVVLKLDDTELKNQLKEAENQVELLEVQLSDAKKAEKLPGMNQTSTKSLEVQLKSARDRVEMLKEKIAQTQLKTKLSGVVLAVNVEAGQTANPGVPVIVVGDLSGFKVKGRVNQFDAALISPGQKFTAQAEGLEREYTGIIETVEPQAVKTVSAQGEEIKVGFNGKITGDITGLKPGYKVDLKIEAGRKNGVLTLPLETIVERDTKKYVFIVVGDKVKLQEVKLGLSDDLKAQVLSGVKKGDLVVVNPPAELKDGDKVKVK, encoded by the coding sequence ATGAAGAAAAAAATATTAGCTATAGTTGTAATCGTCTTGTTTATTGGCGGGGTTGCAGGCTTAAATGTTGTTAAAATTAAAAAAAATCCGGGAATAGCCGTTAAGACTACCAAGGTAGCCGAAGGGGATATTGTCAAATATGCTTTTGCTGAAGGTACGATTGAACCTAAAACAACGGAAAACATCTATGTTTATACACCGGGCACGGTAAAAGAGGTCCTGGTAAAACCTGGGCAAAAGGTAAAGGCGGGGCAGGTGGTTTTAAAACTTGACGATACTGAGTTAAAAAATCAGTTAAAAGAAGCCGAAAACCAGGTAGAATTACTTGAAGTCCAGCTAAGTGATGCCAAAAAAGCAGAAAAACTTCCGGGGATGAACCAAACCTCTACCAAAAGCTTGGAAGTCCAGCTAAAGTCGGCCCGCGATCGGGTAGAGATGTTAAAGGAGAAAATTGCCCAGACCCAGCTTAAAACTAAGCTTTCGGGGGTAGTCTTAGCGGTAAATGTGGAAGCGGGACAAACCGCCAATCCTGGTGTTCCGGTAATTGTGGTGGGGGATTTATCAGGTTTTAAGGTAAAAGGAAGGGTAAACCAATTTGATGCTGCCTTAATTTCCCCGGGGCAAAAATTTACTGCCCAAGCGGAAGGTTTGGAGCGGGAGTATACCGGGATAATTGAAACGGTAGAACCGCAGGCGGTAAAGACGGTATCGGCCCAGGGGGAAGAGATTAAAGTAGGGTTTAACGGTAAAATCACCGGGGATATTACAGGGCTAAAGCCAGGCTATAAAGTAGACTTAAAAATCGAAGCGGGGCGGAAAAACGGAGTTTTAACCCTTCCCTTAGAAACAATCGTGGAGAGGGATACGAAGAAATATGTGTTTATAGTGGTGGGAGATAAGGTAAAACTTCAAGAAGTAAAGCTGGGGCTTAGCGATGATTTAAAAGCCCAAGTTTTATCCGGAGTCAAAAAAGGTGACCTGGTAGTTGTAAACCCGCCGGCTGAGCTAAAAGATGGGGATAAGGTGAAAGTTAAATGA